One Aquisediminimonas profunda genomic region harbors:
- a CDS encoding M14 family metallopeptidase: MRTYTLAFLAFTLMASASGAQTYDRTAPLPPVQPWHGASERLIVESGDPFITPIEATGFAETPSYAQTRAWLEKLVAASPLLTLDVFGHTAQGRELYAIRARKPGAANKPILFAQAGIHAGEIDGKDAGMMLLRDIVLRGKDRLLDQAELVFVPMFNADGHERSSATNRPNQRGPSNQGWRTTAQNLNLNRDWLKADTPEMRAMRTYINRLNPALILDLHVSDGIDHQYDITFTFPGWGGSPSHSPAIGAWLDSYYRPAVTTALRKAGHIPGLYVEAIDPHKLEKGALLSPDTPRYSTGYGELARQPTVLVETHSLKPYRQRVLGTYVLIEESMRLLGKEQEGLVAAVLSDVRSRPATTVLTWKARSEPLFVIDAFRGIAQEDYQSPASGSTEVRYLGRPVTLKVPVYTQAPDFVSTLPAAWWVPATKPEVIALLKLHGIQFETIESSRSVQVDMVRLGNPKLGAPDEGHIPLTAEYHHLKRTETYPAGSVRVPSNQPLGLLAAAMLEAESPDSLLAWNFYPEILMRTEYIEGYAMAPLADRMLENDPAIAKEFKAKLAADAKFAADPTARLSWFYARTPYYDERYLLYPVGREIE, encoded by the coding sequence ATGCGCACATATACCCTGGCCTTTTTGGCCTTCACCCTCATGGCATCCGCTTCTGGTGCGCAGACCTACGACCGGACCGCGCCCTTGCCACCTGTCCAGCCATGGCACGGCGCGAGCGAGCGCCTGATCGTAGAATCCGGCGATCCGTTTATTACACCGATCGAAGCAACCGGATTTGCTGAAACGCCAAGCTATGCCCAGACCCGCGCCTGGCTTGAAAAGCTCGTCGCCGCATCTCCCCTGCTTACACTGGACGTGTTTGGCCATACAGCGCAGGGACGCGAACTTTATGCGATCAGGGCGAGAAAGCCCGGCGCTGCGAACAAGCCCATATTGTTTGCGCAGGCCGGCATCCATGCCGGAGAGATAGACGGAAAAGACGCGGGTATGATGCTTCTTCGGGACATTGTGCTGCGCGGAAAGGATCGCTTGCTCGATCAGGCTGAACTTGTCTTTGTCCCGATGTTCAATGCTGATGGACATGAACGTTCATCCGCGACCAATCGGCCGAACCAGCGCGGTCCCTCCAATCAGGGCTGGCGGACTACGGCACAGAATCTCAACCTCAATCGCGATTGGCTTAAGGCAGACACGCCCGAAATGCGTGCCATGCGGACCTATATCAATCGTCTTAATCCCGCATTGATTCTGGACTTGCACGTATCCGATGGGATCGATCATCAATATGACATTACGTTCACTTTCCCGGGTTGGGGTGGCTCGCCCAGCCATTCGCCAGCAATAGGCGCGTGGCTTGATAGCTATTACCGTCCGGCCGTAACGACAGCCCTCCGCAAGGCCGGCCATATCCCTGGCCTTTATGTGGAAGCCATCGACCCCCACAAACTTGAGAAGGGTGCGTTGCTCAGCCCGGATACACCCCGTTATTCGACCGGCTATGGCGAGCTCGCACGTCAGCCGACTGTTCTGGTCGAGACTCATTCACTCAAGCCATATCGCCAGCGTGTGCTGGGCACCTACGTCCTGATCGAAGAGTCGATGCGGCTCCTCGGGAAAGAACAGGAAGGTCTGGTTGCTGCGGTTTTGTCAGATGTCCGTTCGCGTCCTGCGACAACAGTGTTGACCTGGAAAGCAAGAAGCGAGCCGCTGTTCGTGATTGATGCCTTCAGGGGAATCGCACAGGAGGATTATCAATCACCTGCATCGGGCAGCACCGAAGTGCGCTATCTTGGTCGCCCCGTCACGCTCAAGGTACCGGTCTACACCCAGGCGCCGGATTTTGTCTCTACTCTTCCTGCTGCATGGTGGGTTCCCGCAACCAAACCCGAAGTAATCGCATTGCTGAAACTGCATGGCATCCAGTTCGAGACGATCGAATCCTCGCGTAGCGTGCAAGTTGACATGGTGCGCCTGGGTAATCCCAAGCTTGGCGCGCCGGACGAGGGCCATATCCCGCTGACCGCCGAATATCACCATCTCAAGAGGACAGAAACTTACCCAGCCGGTTCGGTCCGCGTGCCTTCAAATCAGCCGCTTGGTCTGCTTGCCGCAGCGATGCTTGAGGCCGAAAGCCCCGACTCCCTTTTGGCTTGGAACTTCTATCCGGAGATTCTGATGCGGACGGAATACATCGAAGGCTATGCAATGGCCCCGCTTGCCGACCGCATGTTGGAGAACGACCCGGCTATCGCCAAGGAATTCAAAGCCAAACTCGCGGCCGACGCAAAATTTGCGGCAGACCCGACAGCGCGATTGAGCTGGTTTTATGCGCGCACGCCCTATTATGACGAACGCTACCTGCTCTACCCTGTCGGGCGCGAAATCGAATAG
- a CDS encoding NfeD family protein has protein sequence MMDWINGWDPDWFWLVAGVVLAIAEILVPGFFMIWLAAAAIVTGLIAMLLPIAMPFQVLLFAALAVAAVYAGRRWFARNPIESTDPKLNDRGARLVGETVTVVEAISNGRGRVKVGDGVWIAKGPDAAVGANVRVTGSDGSTLLVEDA, from the coding sequence ATGATGGATTGGATCAACGGATGGGACCCGGACTGGTTCTGGCTGGTCGCGGGTGTGGTTCTGGCAATCGCCGAGATTCTCGTGCCAGGATTTTTCATGATCTGGCTTGCAGCGGCGGCGATTGTCACCGGCTTGATTGCGATGCTCCTTCCGATTGCGATGCCGTTCCAGGTCTTGCTCTTTGCGGCGCTTGCCGTCGCAGCCGTTTACGCAGGTCGGCGCTGGTTCGCGCGCAACCCGATCGAGTCGACTGACCCCAAGCTCAATGATCGAGGCGCACGACTTGTTGGAGAAACCGTGACGGTCGTTGAGGCGATCAGCAACGGCAGGGGCCGCGTCAAAGTCGGCGACGGGGTCTGGATCGCAAAAGGACCAGACGCAGCCGTAGGTGCCAACGTCCGCGTTACAGGCAGCGACGGGTCAACCTTGCTTGTAGAGGACGCCTGA
- a CDS encoding HpcH/HpaI aldolase/citrate lyase family protein yields the protein MNLSDFLPPRSALYLPASNPRAIEKARGLAEDLVILDLEDAVRPEDKDAARKAAFEAVSAGFPGKLTAIRINGSETPWHEDDVAAVSASASDLFVVPKVEDANAAATISTRIGKPLLAMIETPLGVLRAPEIGAANGVAGLIAGTNDLANTLHLPDAGNRDGMSLSLQLIVLAARASGIWAFDGVFNDLADPDALAAHCAHGRSLGFDGKTLIHPNQIDIANRSFSPSAAEIEDARALIAAASGGAERFRDRMIETMHVEMARRLLVRAGAL from the coding sequence ATGAACCTCTCCGATTTCCTGCCGCCGCGATCTGCGCTCTATTTGCCTGCATCGAATCCGCGGGCGATCGAAAAGGCGCGGGGACTGGCCGAAGACCTCGTCATTCTCGATCTTGAAGATGCTGTAAGACCCGAGGACAAGGATGCCGCGCGCAAGGCCGCCTTTGAAGCAGTCAGTGCCGGCTTCCCTGGAAAATTGACAGCGATCCGTATCAACGGCTCTGAAACGCCTTGGCATGAAGATGACGTGGCAGCAGTGTCTGCCTCCGCGAGCGACCTGTTCGTTGTGCCAAAGGTCGAAGATGCCAATGCGGCTGCTACGATTTCGACGCGGATCGGGAAACCGCTGCTGGCAATGATCGAAACGCCGCTGGGCGTGCTCCGTGCTCCGGAGATTGGCGCTGCGAATGGTGTCGCCGGGCTTATTGCGGGGACCAATGATTTGGCCAATACGCTGCACCTGCCGGACGCCGGCAATCGGGACGGCATGAGCCTTTCACTCCAGCTTATCGTGCTTGCGGCGCGTGCCTCCGGTATCTGGGCGTTCGATGGTGTGTTCAATGATCTTGCTGATCCGGATGCTCTTGCCGCGCACTGTGCGCACGGTCGGTCTCTGGGGTTCGACGGGAAGACTCTCATCCACCCGAACCAGATCGACATTGCCAATAGAAGCTTTTCGCCGAGCGCGGCAGAAATTGAGGATGCACGCGCACTGATTGCAGCGGCTTCTGGCGGAGCAGAGCGGTTTCGGGACCGCATGATCGAGACAATGCACGTGGAGATGGCGCGACGGTTGCTCGTGCGTGCAGGGGCGCTCTAG
- a CDS encoding sensor histidine kinase — translation MTQSIHSTGPDIASQAIEPAGSRLDWSGRLSLRQRILAVNVFALALLAGSFFYLDSYRSRLIVERVSQAAAEARLMSTAMDGMTLPERQSFVAKIGRQTGARVRLADRDGHIVADSWAEGPSFTLIDPDTESWQRHVARWLDEAIEFVVDAREPPKFEGFTSPDKWPANAQGWLIAPDLTHMIWATAPVAAGQPMLLRTDRNARDIRRFVRAERTRLGYVIALVSLLSVLLSLFLARTIAKPLQLLVSAAVRVQAGRDREVNVPRLPSRNDEIGRLARALSDMTHALRQRIDATEAFAADVAHEIKNPLASLSSAAEGLRTVTKPELRAQLQDIIKEDVYRLDRLITDIADLSRIDAKLARTRFEPVDIGKLIENLLQLHKARAKPDNVEIAFARPHAGTAMVMGDPSQLSRVIENLLANAISFSPPGGVVRIAATRIFEQVIVTVDDDGPGIPENAREAVFERFHSDRRGDEAFGKHSGLGLSIARTIVNGHNGTIEAVSREPGQQGARIEFRLPALEV, via the coding sequence TTGACGCAATCGATACACTCTACGGGGCCGGATATCGCTTCACAGGCAATTGAACCGGCAGGGTCGCGACTTGACTGGTCCGGGCGCCTTTCGCTGCGCCAGCGGATACTTGCGGTCAACGTCTTCGCGCTGGCCCTTTTGGCGGGCAGCTTCTTCTACCTCGACAGCTATCGCTCGCGCCTGATTGTCGAGCGGGTCAGCCAGGCTGCTGCAGAAGCACGTCTAATGTCGACGGCAATGGACGGAATGACTTTGCCTGAGCGCCAATCCTTCGTCGCAAAGATCGGGCGCCAGACTGGAGCGCGGGTGCGCCTGGCGGACCGCGATGGGCATATTGTGGCCGACAGTTGGGCTGAAGGTCCCAGTTTCACGCTTATTGACCCCGATACCGAGTCCTGGCAGCGGCACGTCGCCCGCTGGCTGGATGAGGCCATCGAATTTGTCGTCGATGCGCGAGAGCCTCCGAAATTCGAAGGATTCACGTCACCTGACAAATGGCCGGCTAATGCCCAAGGCTGGCTTATCGCTCCCGACTTGACACACATGATCTGGGCAACGGCCCCTGTTGCGGCTGGACAGCCGATGTTGCTGAGAACAGACCGCAACGCCCGCGATATCAGACGCTTTGTGCGCGCCGAGCGGACCCGGCTTGGCTATGTCATTGCCCTGGTCAGCCTTCTTTCGGTGCTTCTTTCGCTATTTCTGGCGCGGACCATCGCCAAGCCGCTGCAGCTTCTCGTCTCCGCCGCGGTCAGGGTTCAGGCCGGGCGGGATCGTGAAGTCAATGTTCCGCGACTGCCATCCCGCAACGACGAGATTGGCCGCCTGGCCCGGGCGCTTTCGGACATGACACATGCCCTGCGGCAACGCATCGATGCCACAGAGGCGTTTGCGGCGGACGTTGCCCATGAAATCAAGAACCCGCTCGCGTCGCTGAGCTCCGCTGCAGAGGGTTTGCGGACTGTGACAAAGCCCGAATTGCGAGCGCAACTGCAGGATATCATCAAAGAAGATGTCTACCGGTTGGACAGGCTGATTACCGACATCGCCGATCTTTCACGCATTGATGCCAAGCTGGCGCGAACCCGCTTCGAGCCAGTGGACATCGGCAAACTGATCGAGAATCTGCTTCAGTTGCACAAGGCACGAGCAAAGCCGGACAATGTAGAAATTGCATTCGCCCGTCCCCACGCTGGAACAGCCATGGTCATGGGCGATCCTTCCCAACTCAGCCGCGTCATCGAAAACCTTCTCGCCAACGCGATTTCTTTTTCACCGCCAGGCGGAGTCGTCCGGATTGCTGCAACCCGCATCTTCGAACAGGTGATCGTGACGGTCGATGATGATGGGCCAGGGATACCGGAAAATGCCCGCGAAGCCGTGTTCGAACGTTTTCATAGCGACAGGCGTGGCGATGAAGCATTTGGAAAGCATTCCGGTCTAGGTCTTTCGATTGCCCGGACGATCGTGAACGGCCACAATGGCACCATTGAAGCTGTTTCACGCGAGCCCGGTCAGCAGGGCGCGCGGATCGAATTCCGCTTGCCCGCATTGGAGGTATAG
- a CDS encoding phosphoenolpyruvate carboxykinase: MADSASNNPLAKQGIATSATLFCNQGTAQLIELAVSRNEGLLSADGAFVVATGKHTGRSASDKFIVRDVETENTVWWGKTNVAMSPEHFAVLKADFLAEVAKRETLFVADLFGGSQPEHRVNVRVINELAWHNLFIRTLLVRPKAEELEGFSPDYTIIDLPSFRADPARHGCRSETVIAVNFSEKLILIGGTAYAGEMKKSVFGILNYLLPTKGVMPMHCSANIGPNGDTAVFFGLSGTGKTTLSADASRTLIGDDEHGWSDTAVFNFEGGCYAKMIRLSAEAEPEIYATTKRFGTVLENVVIDPATRQIDLDDDSLAENSRGSYPIDFIPNASEENMGPVPKNIIMLTADAYGVLPPISKMTPDQAMYHFLSGYTARVAGTEIGVTEPTATFSTCFGAPFMPRHPSVYGNLLKERIAKGGVSCWLVNTGWTGGSYGTGSRMPIKATRALLNAALDGSLANAEFRKDPNFGFEVPVAVDGVDSAILDPRSTWVDKAAYDATAQKLVRQFIDNFAQFADHVDEGVRQSAPKAA, encoded by the coding sequence GTGGCCGACAGCGCTTCCAACAACCCTCTTGCGAAGCAGGGGATTGCGACTTCCGCAACGCTGTTCTGTAATCAGGGCACTGCCCAGCTGATTGAATTGGCTGTTTCGCGAAACGAGGGACTTCTCTCGGCCGACGGTGCCTTTGTCGTTGCGACAGGAAAGCACACTGGGCGTTCGGCTTCGGACAAGTTCATCGTGCGTGATGTGGAAACCGAAAATACTGTCTGGTGGGGCAAGACAAACGTAGCGATGTCGCCCGAACATTTTGCTGTGCTGAAGGCAGATTTCCTTGCCGAAGTCGCAAAGCGCGAAACACTTTTCGTTGCTGACCTGTTTGGTGGATCGCAGCCGGAGCATCGCGTCAACGTCCGCGTGATCAATGAACTTGCCTGGCACAACCTGTTCATCCGCACCTTGCTTGTGCGGCCAAAAGCTGAGGAGCTGGAAGGCTTCTCGCCGGACTATACAATCATCGATCTGCCGAGCTTCCGCGCCGATCCTGCGCGCCATGGTTGCCGCAGCGAAACAGTGATTGCAGTCAACTTCAGTGAGAAGCTGATCCTTATCGGCGGCACTGCCTATGCCGGCGAAATGAAGAAGTCCGTCTTTGGAATTCTCAACTATCTGCTGCCGACCAAGGGCGTCATGCCCATGCATTGTTCGGCCAATATTGGCCCGAATGGGGATACGGCAGTCTTCTTCGGGCTTTCCGGTACAGGCAAGACCACGCTTTCGGCCGATGCCAGCCGGACGCTGATCGGCGATGACGAACATGGCTGGTCGGACACAGCCGTGTTCAATTTTGAAGGCGGTTGTTATGCGAAAATGATCCGCCTGTCTGCGGAGGCCGAGCCCGAAATCTACGCCACCACCAAACGCTTCGGCACAGTTCTCGAGAATGTTGTGATCGACCCAGCCACGCGCCAGATCGATCTGGACGACGACAGCCTGGCGGAAAACAGCCGCGGGTCTTATCCGATCGACTTCATTCCGAATGCATCGGAAGAGAATATGGGCCCCGTGCCCAAGAATATCATCATGCTGACCGCGGATGCCTATGGCGTTCTCCCGCCGATTTCAAAGATGACGCCCGACCAGGCGATGTATCACTTCCTGTCCGGCTATACCGCGCGCGTTGCGGGGACCGAGATTGGTGTGACGGAGCCTACGGCGACGTTCTCGACCTGTTTTGGGGCACCGTTCATGCCCCGGCATCCGAGCGTCTATGGGAACCTGCTGAAGGAGCGGATTGCAAAGGGCGGTGTTTCGTGCTGGCTCGTCAACACGGGCTGGACCGGCGGATCCTATGGCACCGGCAGCCGCATGCCGATCAAGGCCACGAGGGCACTGCTCAATGCCGCACTCGACGGCAGCCTTGCCAATGCCGAATTCCGCAAGGATCCGAACTTCGGCTTTGAAGTGCCCGTCGCGGTTGATGGAGTGGACAGCGCGATTCTCGATCCGCGCAGCACTTGGGTCGACAAGGCGGCTTATGACGCAACGGCGCAAAAGCTGGTGCGACAATTCATCGATAACTTCGCGCAATTCGCGGACCATGTCGATGAAGGCGTCCGCCAATCGGCGCCAAAAGCTGCCTGA
- a CDS encoding RsmB/NOP family class I SAM-dependent RNA methyltransferase produces the protein MRPAARVQAAIEILDRVIESARRNGPAADTIIGDWIRGHRYAGSKDKRAIREHVYAAIRAFGEMPESGRAAMLGLLGKDVDLFDGSPYGPAPIEDGELTATRSLLPAWLGSLIPEEDHEALLSRAPMDLRVNRAKAKFETILVELPSAQPIVGLPDAIRLCENIRIDDYAAWTEGGIEVQDAGSQWVVAASAVAPGMTVVDLCAGAGGKTLALAAATGGEGHLVACDTNRDRLQRLAPRAERAGVTGIETRLLNPGEEMQRLADLVGQADHVLIDAPCSGSGTLRRNPEARWRLTQERLDRLTALQAHVLELGAHLVKPGGTLVYAVCSLIEAEGAAQIDAFLQNRQNWEAHDLSSLPGQAVGQGKRLSPAHDGTDGFFIARLARHC, from the coding sequence ATGAGGCCAGCGGCGCGCGTCCAGGCCGCTATAGAGATTCTCGACCGCGTGATCGAATCTGCCCGGCGAAATGGCCCGGCAGCCGATACCATCATTGGTGATTGGATCCGGGGCCATCGATATGCGGGATCAAAGGACAAGCGCGCGATCCGAGAGCATGTTTATGCGGCGATCAGGGCCTTTGGCGAAATGCCGGAGAGTGGTCGTGCTGCAATGCTTGGCCTTCTCGGCAAGGATGTCGATCTGTTCGATGGTTCACCCTACGGTCCGGCGCCAATTGAAGATGGAGAGCTGACTGCCACGCGGTCGCTATTGCCCGCCTGGCTTGGAAGCCTGATCCCGGAAGAAGACCATGAGGCACTGCTCTCGCGTGCGCCGATGGATTTGCGGGTCAACAGGGCCAAGGCGAAATTTGAGACCATTCTGGTCGAATTGCCAAGTGCACAGCCTATCGTTGGCCTGCCCGATGCAATCCGGCTGTGCGAGAATATCCGCATAGACGATTACGCTGCCTGGACCGAGGGCGGAATTGAAGTTCAGGATGCAGGTAGCCAGTGGGTTGTGGCAGCCAGCGCGGTTGCTCCAGGGATGACGGTCGTCGATTTGTGCGCTGGCGCTGGTGGGAAGACACTTGCGCTTGCCGCGGCCACGGGCGGAGAAGGGCACCTCGTTGCTTGCGACACCAATCGCGACAGGCTGCAGCGGCTGGCTCCACGGGCGGAACGGGCCGGTGTCACGGGAATTGAAACCAGGTTGCTCAATCCCGGCGAGGAAATGCAAAGGCTAGCCGATCTGGTAGGGCAGGCCGATCATGTTCTGATCGACGCTCCCTGTTCGGGAAGCGGCACGTTACGGCGAAATCCTGAGGCGCGATGGCGATTGACACAGGAGCGGCTTGATCGGCTTACGGCGCTACAGGCGCACGTCCTTGAACTTGGTGCCCATCTGGTAAAGCCCGGAGGCACGCTTGTTTATGCTGTCTGTTCTTTGATCGAAGCAGAGGGCGCTGCACAGATTGATGCATTTCTTCAGAACCGGCAGAACTGGGAGGCCCATGATCTGAGTTCACTGCCCGGCCAAGCAGTGGGGCAAGGAAAGCGTCTTTCGCCGGCCCATGACGGCACGGATGGTTTTTTCATCGCAAGACTGGCAAGACACTGCTAA
- a CDS encoding response regulator transcription factor, which yields MDDDSATSDCTIALVDDDRNILASVSIALQSEGFRTRLYPDGESALKALIANPADLGIFDIKMPRMDGLELLKRLREKVQMPVIFLTSKDDEIDEELGFATGADDYVAKPFSQRLLIARVRAVLRRAENRRNAKSEDIVGGTAAIVRGRLEMDPARHRVHWDGKDVSLTVTEFMILEALAHRPDVVKSRNQLMDAAYQDDVYVDDRTIDSHIKRLRRKFRQVDPEFDAIDTLYGAGYRFTGN from the coding sequence ATGGACGACGACAGCGCAACATCTGACTGCACGATTGCGCTGGTCGATGATGACAGGAATATTCTCGCATCTGTGTCCATTGCGCTTCAGTCCGAGGGATTTCGCACCCGGCTTTATCCCGACGGGGAGTCTGCACTCAAGGCGTTGATCGCCAATCCCGCCGACCTTGGCATCTTTGACATAAAGATGCCGCGGATGGACGGGCTTGAGCTCCTCAAGAGGCTTCGGGAAAAGGTTCAGATGCCGGTCATCTTCCTGACGTCCAAGGATGATGAGATTGATGAAGAACTGGGCTTTGCTACCGGGGCTGATGATTACGTAGCCAAGCCATTCTCGCAACGCTTGTTGATTGCGCGGGTACGGGCCGTCTTGCGGAGGGCTGAAAACCGGCGGAACGCAAAATCCGAAGATATTGTCGGCGGTACTGCCGCCATTGTTCGCGGAAGGCTCGAGATGGACCCGGCGAGGCACAGGGTGCATTGGGATGGCAAGGACGTTTCCCTCACAGTGACCGAATTCATGATCCTCGAAGCGCTTGCACATCGGCCGGATGTGGTGAAAAGCCGAAACCAGCTGATGGATGCCGCTTATCAGGACGATGTCTATGTTGATGACCGCACAATCGACAGCCATATCAAACGACTGAGACGCAAGTTTCGTCAGGTGGATCCGGAATTTGACGCAATCGATACACTCTACGGGGCCGGATATCGCTTCACAGGCAATTGA
- a CDS encoding SPFH domain-containing protein — translation MGVFVLVVMVLAILFLFMGVTVVRQGYVYTVERFGRFTNTAPPGFNFILPFIDRVGRKVNMMEQVLDIPGQEIITKDNAMVAVDGVVFFQVLDAPKAAYEVSDLYVAIMQLMTTNLRTVMGGLDLDETLSKRDQINAQLLSVVDLATEAWGVKVTRVELKDIRPPADIVNAMTRQMKAEREKRATILESEAARQNEINRAEGLKQAQILEAEGRKASAFLDAEARERSAAAEAKATQLVSDAIAGGNTKAINYFVAQKYVEAISQFATSPNAKTILFPVEATALIGTLGGIGELAKDALAKDK, via the coding sequence ATGGGCGTGTTTGTTCTGGTCGTGATGGTGCTGGCCATCCTGTTTCTGTTCATGGGCGTCACAGTCGTCCGGCAGGGTTATGTCTATACCGTTGAGCGCTTTGGCCGTTTCACCAACACGGCACCGCCGGGCTTCAATTTCATCCTGCCTTTCATCGATCGCGTCGGACGCAAGGTGAACATGATGGAACAGGTGCTGGATATTCCCGGGCAGGAGATCATCACCAAGGACAATGCGATGGTCGCAGTGGATGGCGTTGTCTTCTTCCAGGTGCTCGATGCACCGAAGGCCGCCTATGAGGTTTCCGACCTCTACGTCGCGATCATGCAGCTGATGACGACCAACCTGCGAACAGTGATGGGCGGGCTCGACCTTGATGAAACGCTTTCGAAGCGCGACCAGATCAATGCCCAACTGCTTTCCGTGGTCGATTTGGCAACTGAAGCCTGGGGCGTGAAGGTCACGCGCGTCGAACTGAAGGACATTCGTCCGCCTGCGGATATTGTGAACGCAATGACCCGGCAGATGAAGGCGGAGCGTGAAAAGCGCGCGACCATTCTTGAATCGGAAGCAGCGCGGCAGAACGAGATCAACCGCGCAGAAGGCCTGAAGCAGGCCCAGATCCTCGAGGCCGAAGGACGAAAGGCGTCTGCCTTCCTCGATGCAGAAGCGCGCGAACGCTCGGCCGCTGCTGAAGCCAAGGCAACACAACTTGTGTCTGACGCGATTGCAGGCGGCAACACCAAGGCAATCAACTATTTCGTCGCACAAAAATATGTCGAGGCGATCAGCCAGTTTGCGACCTCCCCCAATGCAAAGACGATCCTCTTCCCGGTCGAAGCAACGGCACTCATCGGAACATTGGGCGGGATTGGCGAACTCGCAAAGGACGCATTGGCAAAAGACAAGTAA
- the guaB gene encoding IMP dehydrogenase, with amino-acid sequence MDIRLGLTFDDVLLQPGASELLPSQANTSTRLTRDITLNIPILSSAMDTVTEADMAIVMAQLGGIGVLHRNMDIDEQAAAVRQVKRFESGMVVNPITIEPTATLADAKAIMAANKISGIPVVESSGKLVGILTNRDVRFAENPNQPVSELMTHENLATVKSGVDQSEAQRLLHHRRIEKLLVVDDDFRCVGLITVKDIEKAVNYPDATKDATGRLRVAAATTVGDAGFARTEALIDAECDLIVLDTAHGHSKMVAQAVERIRKISNSLQIVAGNVATAEATRALIDAGADGIKVGIGPGSICTTRVVAGVGVPQLTAVMDSAAEAAKSGIPVIADGGLRTSGDIAKALAAGASCVMVGSLLAGTAEAPGETFLYQGRAYKSYRGMGSVSAMARGSADRYFQQDIKDQLKLVPEGVEGQVAYKGPARDVIHQLVGGVKAAMGYTGAATIADLQKRAQFIQITNAGLSESHVHDVTITREAPNYPTR; translated from the coding sequence ATGGATATCCGATTGGGACTGACATTTGACGACGTGCTGCTCCAGCCGGGCGCGTCCGAACTCTTGCCCAGCCAAGCCAATACGTCGACGCGGCTCACGCGCGATATCACGCTCAATATTCCGATCCTTTCGTCTGCCATGGATACTGTGACTGAAGCGGACATGGCGATTGTCATGGCGCAACTCGGCGGCATTGGCGTGCTTCACCGCAATATGGACATTGATGAGCAGGCCGCGGCAGTCCGGCAGGTCAAGCGGTTTGAATCGGGTATGGTTGTCAATCCGATCACGATCGAACCGACTGCGACGCTCGCCGATGCAAAGGCGATCATGGCCGCAAACAAGATTTCGGGCATTCCGGTAGTTGAATCCTCGGGCAAACTTGTGGGCATTCTCACCAACCGCGACGTCCGCTTTGCCGAAAACCCGAACCAGCCGGTCAGCGAACTGATGACGCACGAAAACCTGGCAACGGTGAAATCTGGGGTAGACCAATCCGAGGCGCAGCGGCTTTTGCATCACCGGCGGATCGAAAAGTTGCTGGTTGTCGATGATGATTTCCGCTGTGTGGGCCTTATCACTGTCAAGGATATCGAGAAGGCAGTCAATTATCCTGACGCCACCAAGGATGCGACCGGACGGCTGCGGGTTGCCGCAGCAACAACGGTGGGCGACGCAGGTTTTGCGCGCACCGAGGCGCTGATCGACGCGGAATGCGATCTGATTGTCCTCGATACTGCGCATGGCCATTCGAAAATGGTTGCCCAGGCCGTCGAACGCATTCGCAAGATTTCCAATTCGCTCCAGATTGTTGCCGGCAATGTCGCGACGGCGGAGGCAACGCGAGCGCTGATCGACGCGGGAGCCGACGGCATCAAGGTCGGGATCGGTCCGGGCTCGATCTGCACGACACGCGTGGTTGCGGGTGTCGGCGTGCCGCAATTGACTGCTGTAATGGATTCGGCGGCGGAAGCGGCCAAGTCGGGCATCCCGGTTATTGCCGACGGTGGACTGCGGACATCAGGCGATATCGCAAAGGCGCTTGCGGCCGGCGCGTCATGCGTGATGGTCGGATCCCTGCTTGCCGGAACGGCGGAAGCGCCAGGCGAAACATTTCTCTATCAGGGACGAGCGTACAAGTCCTATCGCGGCATGGGCTCCGTGAGCGCAATGGCGCGGGGTTCAGCAGATCGCTATTTCCAGCAGGACATCAAGGACCAGCTGAAGCTCGTGCCGGAAGGCGTGGAAGGTCAAGTCGCATACAAAGGCCCTGCACGCGACGTGATTCATCAATTGGTAGGCGGTGTGAAGGCGGCCATGGGCTATACTGGTGCAGCCACAATCGCGGACTTGCAGAAGCGCGCGCAGTTCATCCAGATCACCAATGCCGGCTTGAGCGAAAGCCACGTCCATGACGTGACCATCACGCGTGAAGCCCCGAACTATCCGACACGCTGA